One Candidatus Sulfurimonas baltica DNA segment encodes these proteins:
- the murU gene encoding N-acetylmuramate alpha-1-phosphate uridylyltransferase MurU — protein MKAMILAAGRGERMRPLTDHIPKPLLEIHGKALIVWHIEKLASLGFSEIIINIAHLGFKIPMALGDGSKWGVKLIYSNEQKEGALESAGGIIKALPLLGEGTFLVVNGDIWCDYEFDFNFDLEDDLAHLILVPNPKHNPDGDFVLKNRRVFNEGEERLTFSGIGYYSPELFKGLKSEKKALAPILREAMIQKRVGGSIHKSRWYDIGTPQRLNSINNEV, from the coding sequence ATGAAAGCAATGATATTAGCGGCTGGCCGTGGTGAGAGGATGAGACCCCTTACCGACCACATTCCAAAACCACTACTGGAGATTCACGGCAAAGCACTTATTGTCTGGCATATAGAAAAACTCGCTTCTTTGGGGTTTAGTGAAATCATAATAAACATCGCTCACCTTGGCTTTAAGATACCGATGGCTCTGGGTGACGGCTCAAAATGGGGAGTTAAACTAATCTACTCCAATGAGCAAAAAGAGGGAGCGCTGGAGAGTGCAGGCGGGATTATAAAAGCACTTCCACTACTTGGAGAAGGTACTTTTTTGGTAGTAAACGGAGATATCTGGTGCGATTATGAGTTTGATTTCAATTTTGATTTGGAAGATGATTTGGCTCATCTGATTTTAGTTCCAAACCCAAAGCACAATCCAGACGGTGATTTTGTGTTAAAAAACAGAAGAGTTTTCAATGAGGGGGAAGAGAGACTCACGTTCTCAGGAATCGGCTACTACAGCCCGGAACTTTTCAAAGGTTTGAAAAGTGAAAAAAAAGCCTTGGCCCCGATATTGCGAGAGGCAATGATTCAAAAAAGAGTTGGCGGGTCCATTCACAAAAGCAGATGGTACGATATTGGAACACCGCAAAGACTTAACAGTATAAACAACGAGGTTTAA